A stretch of the Arachis stenosperma cultivar V10309 chromosome 6, arast.V10309.gnm1.PFL2, whole genome shotgun sequence genome encodes the following:
- the LOC130933577 gene encoding uncharacterized protein LOC130933577, whose protein sequence is MASEESFVVLVHHRGSVNRKTRFGVKFTDKNPLCIIVTSTTSYGDLVSAVLMKLGLEGAKRVKKFFYRISVTVLQNTVKYDCFTINNDVDLQVMFLCQRQFPEVRTPELLARLVDVVSSFGGLNQNTNTIANPAGSSSRPAVASSSVPVYEPVVQPVASPSFAVDLNGTEGDEVVERENLPNALVGVAPVGVGDGFLGDEEEDDVQPDMIDDDSADDIGANGPALAVGGSSSGTQ, encoded by the coding sequence atggctagtgaggagagttttgTGGTTTTGGTGCACCACAGAGGATCTGTTAATAGAAAAACTCGTTTCGGAGTAAAGTTCACAGATAAGAATCCTCTATGTATTATCGTAACTTCTACGACGAGTTATGGTGACCTTGTTAGCGCTGTACTAATGAAGCTCGGTCTGGAAGGTGCGAAGCGGGTAAAGAAGTTTTTCTATCGCATTTCAGTCACGGTGCTACAGAATACCGTGAAGTATGATTGCTTCACGATTAATAATGATGTGGACTTGCAAGTAATGTTTCTTTGTCAGCGGCAGTTTCCGGAGGTGAGGACACCAGAGTTGTTGGCACGGCTGGTTGATGTGGTATCCAGCTTCGGCGGTTTGAACCAGAATACAAACACTATAGCGAATCCAGCAGGTTCTAGTTCCCGGCCTGCCGTTGCTTCCTCCTCCGTCCCTGTGTAcgaaccagtggtccaacctgTCGCCTCCCCGTCTTTTGCTGTTGACCTCAATGGCACCGAAGGCGACGAGGTAGTGGAAAGGGAAAATTTGCCGAACGCTTTAGTGGGAGTTGCACCTGTTGGCGTTGGAGACGGTTTTTTGGGTGATGAAGAGGAGGATGACGTCCAGCCGGATATGATTGACGATGACAGCGCTGACGATATTGGAGCGAATGGGCCTGCATTGGCGGTAGGTGGTTCTAGCTCTGGCACACAGTAG